A genomic window from Periweissella cryptocerci includes:
- a CDS encoding alpha/beta fold hydrolase — MVEKLLVTADGSQIHYDLYPKAAPTVVLLHGNGGNRHYFDRQLPIYQQMFQVIVVDSRGQGLSTNHAATLSFDLMAHDLYELLQQEQLKTVSIVGFSDGANYAMVFAVRFAKLVDKLVLNAGNVSLSGIGALTHAFDVTRWYGNQLVGKVVPVFKQRAAVQSLLVKPVPLAWDELQKIQAKTLVIAGERDAIKVTETAQIAEAIPDSEFMLIPTARHSFGRQHPQLFAQMATNFIEMQDTK, encoded by the coding sequence AGCTGCGCCAACGGTGGTATTACTCCATGGGAATGGCGGTAATCGCCATTATTTCGATCGCCAGCTGCCGATATATCAGCAGATGTTTCAAGTAATCGTGGTCGATAGTCGGGGGCAGGGGCTATCAACTAATCACGCCGCGACGTTAAGCTTTGATTTGATGGCGCATGATTTGTATGAATTATTACAACAAGAACAACTGAAAACTGTGTCAATTGTGGGCTTTAGTGATGGAGCCAATTACGCCATGGTATTTGCAGTCCGCTTTGCGAAGCTCGTTGATAAATTGGTGTTAAATGCGGGGAACGTCAGTCTTTCGGGCATCGGGGCACTCACACATGCCTTCGACGTCACTAGGTGGTATGGGAATCAGCTAGTTGGGAAAGTTGTACCAGTGTTTAAACAACGTGCTGCCGTGCAAAGTCTCTTAGTTAAACCAGTTCCGCTAGCGTGGGACGAACTCCAAAAAATCCAGGCCAAAACCTTAGTGATTGCGGGGGAACGGGATGCCATTAAAGTCACGGAAACCGCCCAGATTGCTGAAGCGATTCCAGACAGTGAATTCATGTTGATTCCCACGGCGCGGCATTCTTTTGGCCGGCAACATCCGCAGCTATTTGCCCAAATGGCGACAAATTTTATAGAAATGCAGGATACTAAATGA